ACAGCAACAAATGCACGACGCGGCCCAGCCGAGAAGACGGCATCCACACCCTCACACACAGCACCCAGGGCACCCTCAATAGCATCTAGTGACTCGCTACAAAGGTACAAGTCGCCTTCATGAAGCTTCTCCGCCGTTGCAGTGCTGGCAGGTCTTTGCAGCTCCTTTCCTCCACGAGCCAAGACCGCCTCTGCAGACTCACACATAttcttcaactcttccatcCACTTAGTGCCATGCACGTTGGTGACGGCGGGggacagcagcggcagcctcCGGTCCGTCTTGTGGATGCGAAAGGGGATGCTGGGCAGCATGTGAACATTGCCCTTTGGCAGGATGGGCAGCGCACCATCGCTATGACGTTCACCAAGACGCACATAAGCTGCGGCCACGCCCAGAATGCCAGCCTTGATTCGCTCAGGCCGCTCCACAATGTTGCTGAGGGCACTCTTGGGGGTGCGCGGGCGCGCAAAGCGGTGGCCGTAGACGGCATCGTTGAGCACAACAACTGTCTCGGTGTAGAGCGTGGACACGGGCCCGTGATGGGCCTCGAGCTCTTCCTTGAAGTGGCCACTCGCCACGGAGCTGGGCGTGACTGGCGGCCGCCACTCAGGCTCGGGAGCTCCAAACGACGCCCTCAAGCCCGGTGAAACAACCTGCCCCAGGCTGGAGCGCCTGGATAAAGACCGCGAAGGGCCGACGCCGTTTGCCGAGTGCAGGGAGTTCATCGAGGCTTTGCGGACGAGGGTGGGGGTTGCGGCTCGCGACTCTCTGCCTGAGGGACTGAGAGAGGGAGTGAgggcagacgaagaaggggAGGCATGGCGAGAGAGATTTAAAGGCGTGAGCGGCGTCGAGGGAGAGGGCAATGGCGATAATCCGGGGGATCGCGGGCCACGCTGGCCGAGTGACAGCTGGCTGAGTGACTGCGATAGGCCTGCGTCTTTGTCCCTGGAGTTTGTTGCTGCACGCCGTGGCGGCTCTGTATTGGGCGGAGACGCCATTTGGGCGTCTTATAAGACCGGTTTAGTCGGTGGGTTGCAGCGAGGCGACATGCGTTAGCAGAAGGAAAGACGCCAGGAACACGCCGGAAGAAGCCTGTGAGTATGTGCCAAGTTGGTGTGGGTGGAGAGTGAGCGTATGTATTGTATTATGTTGCGTTGAGAAATGCAGGTTTGCGATGCTGCTTCAGTTCAGTTGGCAGCTGGCGATGTACGGAGCGATTGCTTCAATTAACGGCTGCCTGATCGATCACTCGATTTCCCTGgttttggtgatggctgCAAGtatttttgttgttgtttgggTCAAGGTTGGCacgcggcggcggccagtGGCTCGGGGCGTTTAATGACATGGTCGGGCATGTAATTTCAAttgtcgccatcgtcataGCCGCTTCGCTTCCCCTAATTCCAGTCCCAAATTCGCGTCCCATCTTGTCTCGCCCCGATCACGTGCCGGTGCGAATCTCATCCAATCTCATTCATATcacatccatccatcaaataAGATAGGGGGCTGGCAATCAATTGCTTCACGTCACCATCATCGGGCCTCGTCAGGTCGGGCACCACAGCATTGACGCTGCGCCGGCACAGCTTCGCACGCGCATCTCGCCGATTGTCTGGTGTTTTTCCAGACAAGTAAGGGGTGTTTTTCTGCATCCGAAACGGCAGGTCTCGCTGCAGTGGAGCAGAGCGTCTCCCTACAGGTACATGCATTTGCGCCTGCTTACAGTCGGGATATCCATGATacactacggagtacatgcagcgAGGCATGCAGGCCACGATTGAGGCCAAACAAGACCCTAGACTTCTGGAGGGGGTGGATGCCGCATGTCATGACATCAGCCAAAACCGCCAAATCGGCCACTCAAACGCCACCGGACACCAACTTCGtatactgtactgtactgtaatCCATCGTCTGCCGCTGGGGGCGACATGCAGCGGTGGACCTCCAGGCAGGAATACATTCTTTGAGGGCGTACGTGGCCGAACCACAGCAGAGGCCTTGGATTTGGCAGCGCTGCGGTTTGCAGTCATTCGTCAGCGCTGCCTCCAGCTATAACCGACGAGGTCCGGTTTGAGCAGCATCACAAGCAAGTGTGCTAGTAGGTGCATAAAACCAGGAACTGCCGACTCCGATTAACGGCTGCAAGCGAAAAGGTGGAATGACTGCTACAGTagtgctgccgctgctctgCTAGCACAATCGGCTAACAGAACAAGGACCGGGAGCCCATATCCGACGACATGATTATCAGGTATAGATACCATCGAGAGTTACTGTTAGTCCTCGTAATAGCAGTAGCTTTGAATGGAGTCTGGCGGCCCGAATGTGCAGATGGCATCAGTTACAAATTACACAGCGGGCTCCATCTCATTTGAGAGAGTAAAATATTCTCTCATGTGTAAATTTCCGGCAATGTTGCCGTCGTGACTAAAAATACTTGACAGGTACTCCCGTTGTCCGTGCTTTCGTTGGAAGTGCAAGTAAACGCACCAAGCATAAAGGGGCGACTTTATTAGCGGTCCCCGCTCTACTTCTTTTTTAAGGTACATCTGGGGTAGCGCCAGTCCCTCGATCTCAAGATGCCTGTTTGTCTGTGCAGTGGAAGGACAGAAGCTcagacgaaagaaaaagcgCCCAGGTTTGTTACATATGTAGGCCGGCTTCCACACAGCTTGCCAGACCTTGCAGACGCAAGAGATTAACTCCAATCTCGAGGTAGGTTCATGTTCATGTAAGTCATTCTGTCTTGCTGGATGCATTTGTTTGTACACATCAAGTAAAGTGCACTTTGTAGGGTAAGTCGATGCTCCGATTCGAGCGATTGAGGCCAATTTCTGGCTGCCCAGGGCTCCATAGACCCGAAAGTCCGCTTATCGCGCTGGGAACTCGCGCGCAAATAAAGAGCAGAGCATGTGATGGTGTTTTCATGAATTGATGCACAACGACTGGAGGAATTGATCAAGGTAGCGtaacaaaaaagaaagaaagaaaaagaaaagaaaaaaacctCTCAATTGTGGATAGTCTCCAGGCAGAAACATGCGCAGCAAATCTACGGCATTCATTGTTGGGCATCGTCTGCTGTCTCAAACAGCACGACAGACAACCAGGCTTGAGTCTCAACTCAGCTCAGCTGCCTGAACATCACACCAGGACAATGCACgcatcgtactcgtatgagGTCGACTAACACAGCCATCAGATCAGCCCTATTTTCCCGCTTCCTTCTTAtctgctcttcatcctcattcCATCCCGTCCCAACTCATCGCCACCGCACCGGCGCTCAATAGCGTCTCATGCATGTGCTCACAACGCATCTCGTCCTTGGCTGCTTTTGTGGCACTAGCCGTCAAGGCCTGACTAGCCCAAAGCTCGCCCAGTTCAGGGCACATCCCGCAACTCAATCGCCGCCTACGAACAAGGCTTGtgtttccatcttctgtcttccatcttccttcttcccacAGCCTTCACCAAGTCTGAATTGCTACTCCAGCATCGCCTCTATTCCATCTCCACGATAACCAAACAGTCTTTTCTCATACTCAATACGAGTACTTGTCACACCTCCCAACAAATTGAACAGAAATCCTTCCTCTCCAACCCCCTCCGAGCCGTGCCGCGAGCTAGCCAAGCTTTTTTCCCTGGCTACTGATTCAGCCGCACGGAAATCCGCCTCACCATTGGCCGTGTAACTGCGGCGACAGAATCAAGAGCGCAGAAGCAATGCCATTCCCCCTCTACTTTGTGCTTTCCGCCTCGCTTAGACTGCATGAGGATCCCAGCTCTgcgcttggccttggccctcTAGACTCGTCCCCGTGATGTCGGTAGCTCAGCTTTTATTGACCTTGGGAGCCGCTAGAAGCTCGTCGTTGAAAAAAATGGCGTGTCTcccatgtacgagtagctgTAGGAGCTTGGGGGCTTAAAactcaagaagctcgcctcctcgccgcctttctctctctctctctctcttgctctgTGTGATACCCATTCCTGCATTGTTTTGTATTCGTTCGAGAtggctctcgctctcctcaTTCCCATACTGGCCGGCGGCGCGGCGGCGCAAATGACGCTGCCACTCATCAACTACGATGAGGTTGTAAATGCTATTAACCCCAATGATTCGGGATACCAGATCTGTACTGCCGCAGCTTCGTTTCTCTCGGGCTGTGTTGCTGAAATTGGAGGATCCGAGGCGCTGTCCACTGCAAATCCGCTGTCGCTCGCAGCATGTGCCTGCTGCATTGGAACGACTGATGTAGCTCCCGTCTACAGCACTTGTGCCGATTATCTCGGTTCCGAGGCGCCTCAGCTGGGTTCTCAGATCTCTGGTGTGTATCTGTCTTTGCGTTGACTTTCATTGAGTTCCTGTAGCCTCTAACAAACTGCTAGCCTACGACTATCTCTATACCGTGTGCGGAAGCTCTCCAGAGATCTGTCGTGGTCAGATTGGCGCAAACCCGACCAATTCACAgcctccagcatcatctcaCACTCCCTCCCAGTCCTCGAGAATTCAGTCCCCTTCGCCATCGAGATCAACTGCTTCGCCGGCCTCCTCGCCCAGCAGCATTCCGCAAGAAACAGAAACGTCAGGTGGATTTACAGCAGAGGGATCAACGGCCGCACCGACCAGAGCTTCTGCCACTGGAGGCGCATCCGGCACATCTCCTGGAACAGGAACGGGCACTGCGACTAGTCTTGTGACAACACTTGCATCAGCGTGTGTTCAGATGGTGGACATTTTCCAGGAGTGTACCAGGGCGACGCCTGGTTTTACGGGCATGCCGTTTGGAGAGCAGGCATACTGTTACTGGTAAGATTTATTCCATCTTTATAGTTGAGATTGACAACTGACAACGTGTGTGTGTATAGCTGCCGAACTGCCTTGGATGGCCAAGTCACATGGACCGATGAAATCGAGACATATGCTTCAACTTGTCGAAACTGGGGAGCCACAGCAGGCCCCGGTGAGCCCGTTACCGCCTACGATGGTTCGTATTCCTCATGCTTGTCAAGATACAATATCTGTAAAGATATATATGCTAACACAGCGATAGTGGCCAAAACATTTGCTACCTTTTGCCATCACTTCAGCGATGTTTGCTCTGTCTCGACTACTGCTCCTCCAGATAATACCGCGACGAACGATGACACAGGTGCGACGACCACTGCAGGTGGCCAAGTTACCGTTACTGTCACTCAACCGCCTGCTTCTACCACCAATGCGGCTGCTACCGCTCGTGTGGGACTCGCTGCAGGTGTGATCGCAGTGGCTGGATTTGCTCTGATGGTTTAAGTGGTGGCCGGGCGTACAATGAAGGAATTTAATGTTTGAAATGTCAGAATGAATGCAACGGGTAATGCCACTGCTATGGATATAATTGCTGCTATGCTGGATATACATGTCATATACTGGGTATATATACACCAGGCGCGTTGAGACAACCGTTTAGAGACCGCCAATGACACGTTTAATGATTCTATTATTATACCGTCAAGTCAACATTGACTCTCTTGAGTGCCTCCACAGCCCATTCAGGGTACTGCGTCTTATCTTCATAAAGCCCTGCGAAAAACTCTCTGATAAGCGCAGGGAACCTGTCCTCAATAACCGCCTGTCGAATGTCGCgcatgagctgcagctgatACCAAACGTTGTGAATCGTCAACAGATGCGCCGCCACCGTCTCCTTGGACGCGTTGTGGTGGATAAAGGCTCTTGTGATACCCATGCcgtcctctccctctctgcAGCACATGCAGCCACAGCCAGGCTCAATGGGACCAAAGTCGTTGGCGTACTTGAAGTTTCGAATGTTCAAGACGCCATTCTTCGTGACGGCGTTTCCAAATCGCGCTGTCCTTGTTGGCCAAACGCAGTCAAACATGTCTGCTCCGAGGGCGACGCTGACGATGAGATCTTCTGGGTAACCAATACCCATCACATACCGAGGTTTGAGATCGGGAAGTAGGGCTGTACATGTCTCTACGACGCGGCAGTAATctgccttggcttctcctccgcTGAGCCCACCTATGGCGATGCCAGGTGTATCCCTAGCCAGCATCTCTTTGCAGCACTCTCGTCGCATCTCCAAATCTAATCCGCCCTGGATGATGCAAAACAGATTCTGTCTGTCGGGATTCTTGTGAGCGGCTATGCATCGGTCCAGCCATCTGACACTACGCTCCATGGCCTCTCGCATTCGGGCTTTGTCTGGCGAGGTGGTCACCAGTACATCGTCGAGCTGCATCATGATATCACTGCCTATTGTGTTTTGCAGTGATATAGAATGTTCAGGGGTGAGGAGCATGGGTGACCCGTCGTGGGGACTGAGGAAACGAACACCCTCTTCTGTGATTGTGGCTAGCTTTAGCAGACTGACCATTTGGAAACTGCCGTGATCTGTCAGCTTACACTCATTTCCAATGGAAAATAACAAAGACGTACCCTCCACTATCTGTAAGAAGGTTGTGATTCCATCCTTGCAACTTGTGGGCACCACCAATAGCATCAAGAATCTCCTGGCCTGGCTTCAAGCCTAAGTGGTACGTGTTGTTCAGGCAAAGGCGGCAACCAGTATCCTCTAGTTGCTCTGGAGTAATGCCTTTAAGGGAAGCCTGAGTGGCAACAGGCATGAAAATAGGCAGCTGAACGGGTCCATGAGGAAGTGTGAGAATAGAGGCACGAGCTCGAGTTGTCTGGCTTATGCTTATCGGTTAGTATCAAAACTGGGATCACTTTGAGATTTGGGGTGACACTGACTGAACATTTTGCAATCAGTTCAAACGTGAGAGCCGGAGATGTGTACACGTTGGACGCCATTCTTTTGGCCGTCTGCATTATTTGCCCAAAGATATTCCCTGAACTTCTTGTACCGGCCTCAATCGTGAACCCTTTCCTTGCCTCACAGTGAAttttcagctcttctgccGTTGAATTTCTTACACGATAAGGTGCATACCCTGGAACCTGCAAGATTTTGGCGGGGCTTTTGCACGCGCCACACCCCGCCACAACGAGGGGAGTCTCGCCGGCCCAACTTCGGAAGCCAGGAGCTCGTCTCAATGCTGCCAAAGAATTTGCATCCATTCGAGCCATCGTATGAGTGGCATATCGACCTCAGGCCATTGAGCTTCTCAACGAGCCTCGACAGTCAGAATGGGGGGCCGAGCCGTATCGCCCGGGGGGGCTTTGCTGAGGACATCACGCATGTTCTCAATTCCCAAGCCCCTTCCCGAACCGCCGTCAACGAACCTCCATATTGGGGATCACAAGTCTGCGACAATGACGAGACCGTATCCGCAGCATCAGTCCATCACCTCGCCCCTGGCTTCACGAGAGAAGGGTGACTGGGGACTCAAGCGCCCGTTCCCTTTGAAATCCACCATGGCAACATCTACGCCCTTTATCCGAATCAAACAGGTCGACACCGTTGAAAACGTCACCAACTTTGCTTCTGCGGCCGACCACTCTCTATCATTGGAGAAGTTTCAGGAGCTGCGAGTGGCCATGTCCGTGCCCTTCAATACCGACAAGAAGTCCGACTCTTCACCACGGACAGAGCTGTGGCACAAGTCAGTGTTTGAGGAGGATATGGACTTTACAGACTTCCAGCGTGGACGGGGAGATGATCGACGATGGAAGTTCCAGGGTCCTTGGCTTGCTAGAATGACTGAGGGAGAGTTCATCGAGTACCTGAACAAAAAGGTCCGTCCTAAGCGGGCGCATTTCCGAACGCTTCtaaaggagaagctggcggACGATATCACTACGAGCCAGAACAAGGCTGCATTGGAGTCCGGCAAAGCCGCTCCCGCTAAGATTGAGGCACGAGATATCTCAGAGGAGCAATTCACAGACTACCTGCGCTCATTGCGCAACGACAGAGTGACGCTGTATGCTCTTGTCTCCAAGTTCCTCGACTTGGCTCCCCTGGGACAACCAGTTGGAATCATTCAGACCTTCTGGTCCGATCGGGACAGCCTTGCTCCCGATAGCCCGTATGGCAAATCTGGCCCGCCCCCAAGCCACCCGTCCGCTGGTATCAGCTACCTGCGAACCGGTTCATTCATGGAGAACCACCCCGTCTACGGCCCCCAGGGCAAGCGAACGCCCGCATTGGCGCGAGTGGTCTATCCCAAGGCTGGCCCCATGTCTCCCAAGCTTGGTGTCGGAGGTTTCGTCGCTGATGCTCCCTCTGGTGACAACGAGTTCAACCCGAGAACATACGGCTCACGCAGAATATCACCCATCAAGTCCATGCTCAACGGCATTATGCATCTTGATACTACCACATTTGGTGGTGCCAAGGCCTACGTTGAGGCAACGACAGCCAATGTTGATCCCAGCGGCAAGGTCGTCTTGCAGCTCCGAGAAACGGGCCCAGAGGCCCAGGTGGTTGCGAGGGAGAGCAAAGGCCTTACTGAGATCTATCATGACGGCCCGACCAAGAGCTATGTTCCCACCActcccagcagcagcgccagcgcTCCTAGCGGACAGGAGGGCCAGAGATCTACACGGGTATCTAACGAAGCCCGCCTGAACCGTGTTGCTGATGAGATTCTGGAGGAGTCATTACGCCCTGACAAGTCATGAGAAGAGAGGGTTGGGTAGGGTGAACAGTTTTGGCAATTACAAGCCCGACAGACAAAGGACGGGCTGCGTTGAAAATTGCCAAGTGCTGTATTTTATGAAATATTGTCAAATTCTACCTATGTATCATTCATGTAAAGTAGTACCAATAAGAGATGAGCTGTATATGTTTTGATGAGCTTTGAACCCTTCCAGACTTGTATCTCCAAAAGACCTAAATGAGTATAGCTCAATTGGGAAATAACGCTAGCCGTGACTAGTTAGCACATATGGTTCAGATCGCTGAGAGACTGAGAGTCCTGTCACATGACCCCACACGTGCTGATTTCTGAGCCCTAATCAATTCGGCTCCCACACCCCCACCAGTGCTAGACCAAACCACCAAGTTTTCCTGTAGATGGGAATTTCGCAAAGCTTCACTCACTAATCCACCACACCACCTCAATACCGCCAAAATGGGTCGCGTTCGTACCAAGACTGTCAAGAAGTCCGCCAAGGTCATCATTGAGCGGTACTACCCCCGCCTGACCCTCGACTTCGAGACCAACAAGCGCATCTGCGATGagattgccatcattgcTTCCAAGCGCCTGCGCAACAAGGTCAGCACCATCCACTAAGCCGGAAGAAACCACCGACTTGGAAATCGCGAGGGAAAGAGCGAAAAAtaagagagacaagaagacatTGTGGCTAACAGCGGAATTTGGGAATTATAGATTGCCGGTTACACCACCCACTTGATGAAGCGTATTCAGCGTGGACCCGTCCGTGGTATCTCCTTCAAGCttcaggaggaggagcgtgAGCGCAAGGACCAGTTCGTCCCCGAGGTTTCCGCTCTCGACTTCTCCGAGGCTGGCCAGCTGGATGTCGACAACGAGACCAAGGACCTGCTCAAGCACCTTGGCGTACGTTTTCCCCCCTTACCCGCGAAATCTACAAATACGTTCACAAGCTGACCGCATATACTATAGTTCGAGTCCATCCCCGTCAACGTCATCCCCGTCTCCCAGGCTCAGGCTCCCGAGCGTGGCCAGCGACGATTCGGCGACCGCCCTCGCCGCGACTAAAAAGGTTTTTTTGTGGGAAAATATTGGGTCTCTGGTTTTGCAACATTTTGCAGGTTGGCGTCTCAGGATGGTAGTGAGTGCATAGATctcgaaaaaagaaagatcTTCTACCCCACAAGGTGTCGCCGATTCTCTGATTAATTTCGAGATGACGCTTGATTGCCAAAAACCGTCCCTCTCTTCACACTTGTCTGTGAATGTGACTGAATATGCAAGGTTGCATTGAGCTGGATATGCTATTCCGCTCGTGTTAAATCTCACTTGACCGGTGACTTTGACATAGGCGAAGATATGCGACCAAATCAATTTAACCAATGGGTATCATTATATGCCCGAACCCACgtattttttgttttccaatACATGCATGACCATGACCAAATGACAGCCCAACGCCATATTTTATGCCTTTTCGTTGCCTCCCCTGGAAGCCCTTATACTCCAGATTCCCCTGTCTGCTTCTCGGGCAGTTTTGCTTTGAAACCATCAATAAGTAAATGATCTTCTGAGTTATCAGCTCCGGCTGGAGGAGCCATCTCGGAGGGCGCCTTGACGTCCTTTTCCTTCAACGTAACCTTGACCTTGTCTAAAGAAGAGCCGATTCTATTGTCGCCTCTTTCCATTGCTAGGGCAGCCGAGTctcgagcagcttgccgttGGTCTTCCAGCTTGAGTTCGCCGAGCTTGCGGGCCGTTCGATCTGCCTCCGTCTCTGCCGACTTGTCTTCATCCAAAAGATCAATCTGGATGTCGGGAATTCCAGCTCTTTCCCAGGCAGCCGTCTCGTTAAGCTGAACCTTGACAAAGAGGGCTCTGCGCGCACACTGCTGGGAGCACcacttctccagctccttgcgCTTGACGATTTCGCCACTGTTTGTGAGCTTCCATTCCCCACCCGAGCCGGTTTGACGTCTTGGTTTTGGACACAACGTGTAGCCGCACAGTTCATTTACGTTGCGCTCCTCAATGAGGTCATCGTAGTCGGAAGGTTGGAAGAGCCGGACGTTGGCCTTAAAGTCTGAGAC
The sequence above is drawn from the Trichoderma breve strain T069 chromosome 5, whole genome shotgun sequence genome and encodes:
- a CDS encoding rtr1/RPAP2 family domain-containing protein translates to MASKSSQLKSILKDSVSPPNEPKQSAREIAIHHATLLEHRKQLESQILDSLILLSEYPLVRETSYNASNPAPSDVSDFKANVRLFQPSDYDDLIEERNVNELCGYTLCPKPRRQTGSGGEWKLTNSGEIVKRKELEKWCSQQCARRALFVKVQLNETAAWERAGIPDIQIDLLDEDKSAETEADRTARKLGELKLEDQRQAARDSAALAMERGDNRIGSSLDKVKVTLKEKDVKAPSEMAPPAGADNSEDHLLIDGFKAKLPEKQTGESGV
- a CDS encoding mitochondrial ribosomal protein subunit domain-containing protein, with protein sequence MTRPYPQHQSITSPLASREKGDWGLKRPFPLKSTMATSTPFIRIKQVDTVENVTNFASAADHSLSLEKFQELRVAMSVPFNTDKKSDSSPRTELWHKSVFEEDMDFTDFQRGRGDDRRWKFQGPWLARMTEGEFIEYLNKKVRPKRAHFRTLLKEKLADDITTSQNKAALESGKAAPAKIEARDISEEQFTDYLRSLRNDRVTLYALVSKFLDLAPLGQPVGIIQTFWSDRDSLAPDSPYGKSGPPPSHPSAGISYLRTGSFMENHPVYGPQGKRTPALARVVYPKAGPMSPKLGVGGFVADAPSGDNEFNPRTYGSRRISPIKSMLNGIMHLDTTTFGGAKAYVEATTANVDPSGKVVLQLRETGPEAQVVARESKGLTEIYHDGPTKSYVPTTPSSSASAPSGQEGQRSTRVSNEARLNRVADEILEESLRPDKS
- a CDS encoding queuine tRNA-ribosyltransferase domain-containing protein translates to MQTAKRMASNVYTSPALTFELIAKCSTTRARASILTLPHGPVQLPIFMPVATQASLKGITPEQLEDTGCRLCLNNTYHLGLKPGQEILDAIGGAHKLQGWNHNLLTDSGGFQMVSLLKLATITEEGLDDVLVTTSPDKARMREAMERSNLFCIIQGGLDLEMRRECCKEMLARDTPGIAIGGLSGGEAKADYCRVVETCTALLPDLKPRYVMGIGYPEDLIVSVALGADMFDCVWPTRTARFGNAVTKNGVLNIRNFKYANDFGPIEPGCGCMCCREGEDGMGITRAFIHHNASKETVAAHLLTIHNVWYQLQLMRDIRQAVIEDRFPALIREFFAGLYEDKTQYPEWAVEALKRVNVDLTV
- a CDS encoding ribosomal s17 domain-containing protein; protein product: MGRVRTKTVKKSAKVIIERYYPRLTLDFETNKRICDEIAIIASKRLRNKIAGYTTHLMKRIQRGPVRGISFKLQEEERERKDQFVPEVSALDFSEAGQLDVDNETKDLLKHLGFESIPVNVIPVSQAQAPERGQRRFGDRPRRD